One genomic window of Corythoichthys intestinalis isolate RoL2023-P3 chromosome 18, ASM3026506v1, whole genome shotgun sequence includes the following:
- the LOC130907076 gene encoding uncharacterized protein LOC130907076 has protein sequence MGRRAAEFTTPVPVLGVPALVGARGWKTTGDDGTGGAQLQTWGLQSSSVGVQTSPGINRTPSERCTRLTYKLHTQSDQRAHMTNEYKEILILTNEKEKGVKSGDLKSKKEVTFQKSLTDVHAIKSKPHFARLGTNATTKATFRYANGSVVDSEAMGGISVDHNESTSVRQKRLQSNYTEQSRDMLLYAVPRQKICNQCGGRRTAGVEILGKRREELFHSTHELLYSSKQLVLPHNENYIQPSKHQLPENSPHGEKETSPQEGSHLQEALPLGITRHPACPVHSMKGAFSMPRHGAASTETQSIHAVAEVYEIKTEDALKNNKILQTGSLPSTPLMATATKSNYPRTQTHSNYLQKVCVSVHATQENSPSHFYTTSKGHASGVIPEIAQTYKTALMSTKSKPANIIPPCHETIQNLPHVVGRTKTMGTSDLSPKYPIRLSEHLKPKTQDEPFRPTRDSVDVAQTPQEKKSHSTVVVTSSVEHNINLKGNTNASDKHNPKSMMPSNSELTHCGKIASLNASSASLDSKWGMSAPISTTTNYALNRNTARRNSSNIHRSSTLKENKKNSSVSYNSLLKTSNVSHEHNKSIHHTFPIRNKTYQTTDTRSDPTNKPLLCSVLNQKDESKTALTERPGLSKVSKDHSKSSYQSNMIQNLLKEGLHPNEKLLSSDLIKNELKQYSIISEDEPSQNSIHPIKSNSSCLQACMDAKQQTGARYQGGTVIEDEGQCATCPTGRAAQQMDSNTETIALGVSPVHANSKTDSNADKQTHSNDLTASVIAQDKCQRLITKACYDSNNSTFRQSLRGPKLSFIAPALCCDEGELCKTCNSASRRSLGSGEAEAIVIRDSELALKRDSADFVLAHPRTTEEALFSPSSPLCCKSAATIQHRLQSVEASLAANKDRIATLLNIIHDLEASHTPASGGKCYKTGQDLKNCSTCQKTACIVYSVEYDFRQQEKSFLEILNLHSSRGSNTNYVPQFGEFSIGLLKKAVKNMKKSKKKSKKLYRVLLKWLPGKLKQF, from the exons ATGGGGAGACGAGCGGCTGAGTTTACCACTCCAGTCCCGGTTTTGGGCGTCCCAGCCTTGGTTGGAGCGCGTGGTTGGAAAACAACGGGAGACGATGGCACCGGAGGAGCGCAGCTGCAAACGTGGGGTCTTCAGAGCAGCAGCGTTGGCGTGCAAACGTCTCCAGGGATAAATAGGACACCTTCTGAGCGGTGCACGCGGCTAACGTATAAACTCCACACGCAATCGGACCAGAGAGCCCACATGACTAATGAGTACAAAGAGATACTTATACTCACAAATGAGAAGGAAAAAGGAGTAAAAAGTGGGGACTTGAAGagtaaaaaggaagtgactttccaaaaatctttgacgGACGTGCACGCGATCAAGTCCAAGCCTCATTTTGCAAGACTTGGAACCAATGCAACAACAAAAGCCACTTTCCGCTATGCCAACGGTAGTGTTGTTGATTCAGAGGCAATGGGTGGCATTAGCGTTGATCATAATGAATCCACCTCAGTTCGCCAAAAAAGACTGcaaagcaattacacagagcagtcGAGAGATATGTTACTGTATGCTGTTCCCAGACAAAAAATATGCAACCAGTGTGGGGGCAGACGAACAGCAGGTGTTGAGATTTTAGGAAAGAGAAGGGAAGAGCTATTTCATTCAACACATGAATTGCTTTACTCTAGCAAACAGCTTGTGTTGCCCCATAATGAGAACTATATCCAACCAAGCAAGCATCAACTCCCTGAGAATTCCCCTCACGGCGAAAAAGAGACAAGCCCTCAAGAAGGATCACATCTTCAAGAGGCACTACCACTTGGAATAACACGACACCCTGCCTGTCCAGTCCATTCAATGAAAGGAGCATTTTCTATGCCTAGACATGGCGCTGCCTCCACCGAAACTCAAAGCATCCACGCTGTCGCCGAAGTCTATGAAATAAAAACGGAAGATgctttaaaaaacaataaaatcctTCAAACGGGAAGCCTTCCATCGACTCCTCTCATGGCCACGGCTACCAAATCAAACTACCCGCGTACACAAACCCATTCAAACTACCTGCAAAAGGTGTGCGTATCCGTGCACGCTACACAAGAAAACTCTCCTTCTCATTTTTACACAACATCCAAAGGACACGCTTCAGGTGTCATCCCGGAAATTGCCCAAACATACAAAACAGCACTCATGTCAACAAAAAGTAAGCCGGCTAACATTATACCACCTTGTCACGAAACGATCCAGAACTTGCCGCACGTCGTAGGAAGAACAAAAACAATGGGCACCTCAGATTTATCACCTAAATATCCCATCAGATTATCAGAGCACCTGAAACCCAAAACACAAGACGAACCATTCCGTCCAACACGCGATTCAGTTGACGTGGCTCAGACgccgcaagaaaaaaaaagccacagcaCTGTAGTTGTTACGAGCTCTGTCGAGcataatattaatttaaaaggaAACACAAATGCAAGTGACAAGCATAATCCTAAATCTATGATGCCCTCTAATTCAGAATTAACACATTGTGGAAAAATAGCATCTCTAAATGCATCTAGTGCAAGCCTTGATTCTAAATGGGGGATGTCAGCTCCCATCTCCACCACTACTAATTATGCTTTGAACAGAAACACAGCCCGGAGGAACTCTTCAAATATTCACCGTTCATCTACactaaaagaaaacaaaaagaactCTAGTGTGTCATATAATTCTTTACTTAAAACAAGCAATGTGTCACACGAACACAACAAATCAATTCATCATACGTTTCCGATTCGCAACAAGACTTACCAAACAACAGACACTAGATCAGATCCCACTAACAAACCTCTCCTTTGTTCTGTTCTTAATCAGAAAGATGAATCAAAAACAGCTTTGACTGAACGTCCTGGCCTGTCCAAAGTATCTAAAGATCATAGCAAAAGCAGCTACCAGTCAAATATGATACAAAACCTTCTAAAAGAGGGATTACATCCTAATGAAAAGCTATTGAGTAGTGATCTGATCAAGAATGAGTTAAAGCAGTATTCAATTATATCAGAGGACGAACCCTCTCAAAATAGCATTCACCCAATTAAGTCAAACAGCTCTTGTCTGCAGGCTTGCATGGACGCAAAACAACAAACGGGTGCACGTTATCAAGGAGGAACAGTAATAGAAGATGAGGGACAGTGTGCAACATGCCCAACAGGAAGAGCAGCCCAGCAGATGGATTCAAATACAGAAACAATTGCCCTGGGCGTGTCACCCGTGCATGCAAATAGTAAGACTGACTCAAATGCAGATAAACAGACACATTCAAATGATCTAACAGCCTCTGTCATAGCGCAGGATAAATGCCAGCGCCTTATCACAAAAGCGTGTTATGATTCAAACAATTCAACATTTCGACAATCTCTCAGAGGCCCAAAGTTGTCTTTCATTGCACCAGCCCTGTGCTGCGACGAGGGAGAACTTTGTAAGACTTGCAATTCCGCATCCCGCCGAAGCCTCGGGTCCGGTGAGGCTGAGGCAATCGTCATCCGGGATTCCGAACTTGCCCTAAAGCGGGACTCGGCCGACTTCGTCCTGGCTCATCCCCGCACGACTGAAGAGgctcttttttccccttcttcccCTCTGTGCTGTAAATCAGCAGCTACAATACAACATAGGCTTCAAAGTGTGGAGGCCAGTCTGGCAGCCAACAAGGACAGGATTGCTACTCTTCTGAACATCATCCATGACCTGGAGGCCAGCCACACTCCTGCCAGTGG TGGAAAATGTTACAAAACAGGACAGGACCTTAAAAACTGTTCCACATGCCAAAAGACTGCTTGTATTGTCTACAG TGTGGAGTACGACTTCAGACAACAGGAAAAAAGCTTCTTGGAGATTCTGAATCTACATTCATCTAGAGGAAGTAATACAAACTATGTTCCACAATTTGGTGAATTCAGCATTGGTTTGCTCAAGAAAGCTGTGAAGAATATGAAGAAGTCAAAGAAGAAAAGCAAAAAGCTCTACAGGGTTCTACTGAAGTGGCTGCCTGGGAAACTGAAGCAGTTTTAG